The following are encoded in a window of Shewanella psychrotolerans genomic DNA:
- the metB gene encoding cystathionine gamma-synthase encodes MTERKLATAAVRTGIESDTQHGAVVPPIYLSTNYAFDGHNNPRDFDYSRSGNPTRSILGDAIAELERGATGVVTCTGMAAITLVTSLLGPDDLLIVPHDCYGGSYRLFTNLAKKGAFKLIVVDQTDPKALEAAIAQQPKMVWLETPSNPLLRVVDIEAIANACHGVGALVVVDNTFLSPILQQPLLLGADIVIHSTTKYINGHSDVVGGAVVAKDAELGELLHWWSNTLGLTGSAFDSYLTLRGLRTLPIRIREHQANAQKVLALLTSHPAVDKVYYPGLTEHPGHEIAAKQQRGFGAMLSFELKGGESELIAFLDQLKYFSVAESLGGVESLVAVPATMTHRAMDPEARFEAGVKDTLIRLSVGIEDGDDLVADILAGLDAAEAVSC; translated from the coding sequence ATGACAGAGCGAAAACTAGCCACCGCAGCGGTTCGTACCGGTATTGAGTCGGATACTCAACATGGTGCTGTTGTACCTCCCATTTACCTGTCGACAAATTACGCTTTTGATGGTCATAACAATCCCCGCGACTTTGACTATAGCCGTTCGGGGAATCCGACTCGATCTATTTTGGGCGATGCGATAGCTGAATTAGAGAGAGGGGCAACAGGTGTGGTGACTTGCACCGGTATGGCAGCCATTACATTGGTAACTAGCTTGCTTGGGCCTGATGATCTGCTGATCGTGCCTCACGATTGTTATGGTGGTAGTTATCGTCTGTTTACCAATCTTGCAAAGAAAGGGGCTTTTAAGCTTATTGTCGTCGATCAAACCGATCCTAAAGCGTTAGAGGCAGCGATCGCTCAGCAGCCCAAAATGGTATGGCTAGAAACGCCTTCTAATCCACTGTTACGCGTGGTTGATATCGAAGCAATAGCGAACGCATGTCACGGTGTCGGTGCACTGGTTGTGGTCGATAACACCTTCTTATCTCCTATTTTGCAGCAACCTTTATTACTTGGCGCAGATATTGTTATTCATTCAACCACCAAATATATCAATGGTCACAGTGATGTGGTCGGCGGAGCGGTTGTCGCAAAAGATGCTGAGCTCGGCGAACTGCTGCATTGGTGGTCTAATACCTTAGGGTTAACTGGCTCAGCTTTTGATAGTTATCTGACTTTGCGTGGTTTACGTACCTTGCCAATAAGAATTCGCGAGCATCAAGCAAATGCACAGAAGGTACTGGCGCTGCTGACATCTCACCCTGCGGTTGACAAGGTATATTATCCAGGGCTTACAGAGCATCCTGGGCATGAGATTGCAGCAAAACAGCAAAGAGGCTTTGGCGCTATGCTCAGTTTTGAATTAAAAGGTGGAGAATCAGAGCTTATTGCGTTTTTAGATCAGTTAAAATACTTTTCAGTGGCCGAAAGTCTTGGTGGGGTAGAGAGCTTAGTTGCAGTTCCTGCTACCATGACCCACAGAGCGATGGACCCAGAAGCGCGCTTTGAAGCGGGAGTAAAAGATACTCTGATTC